From Bacillus basilensis, a single genomic window includes:
- a CDS encoding amidohydrolase family protein, whose product MQNVYWLTNVRLEIGYKFNNEVVTGTETALHHLLIQDGKIEKIVLADVPLQTEYETKDAKELLVLPSFVENHFHLDKTKLGGPWEACTPVKNIIERLELEQQELPILAQTTGERAELLLRNILNAGSTHIRTHVNIDPYIGLKNLESVRQTLENMKGAFTYEIVAFPQHGLLRTEAHSLMREAMKMGATLVGGVDPATVDNNIEKSLFDMMEIAVEANADVDLHLHDAGHLGIYTIKKLAQFTEEANWDRRVAVSHAFSLGDVSKEEGADMADLLAERGMSIITTVPINRNMPPVPLLTEKGVSVSLGCDSMFDSWGPFGNADIFERVGRLAEKYRWIDEKSLSSSLAYITGGKTPLDQEGNQVWPKVGDKADFVFLQATCSAEAIARRAKRPAVMKDGKIVAGSLQHVQGVLI is encoded by the coding sequence ATGCAAAATGTGTATTGGTTAACGAATGTACGATTAGAAATAGGTTACAAGTTTAATAATGAAGTAGTTACAGGTACAGAAACAGCTTTACATCATTTACTCATACAAGATGGAAAGATTGAAAAGATTGTACTTGCGGATGTACCGCTTCAAACAGAATATGAAACGAAAGATGCGAAAGAATTGCTTGTTCTTCCATCGTTTGTGGAAAATCATTTTCACTTGGATAAGACAAAACTTGGTGGCCCATGGGAAGCGTGCACACCAGTAAAAAATATTATTGAGAGATTAGAGTTAGAACAGCAAGAGTTACCAATTTTAGCTCAAACAACTGGAGAGAGAGCAGAGTTATTACTCAGAAACATTTTAAATGCTGGTTCGACTCATATACGAACGCATGTAAATATTGATCCGTATATCGGTCTTAAAAACTTAGAATCTGTCCGTCAAACTTTAGAGAATATGAAAGGTGCGTTTACATATGAAATCGTAGCGTTCCCGCAGCATGGTTTACTTCGTACCGAAGCGCATTCTCTTATGAGAGAAGCGATGAAAATGGGCGCAACTTTAGTAGGTGGTGTAGATCCAGCTACTGTAGATAATAATATTGAAAAATCACTTTTTGATATGATGGAAATTGCTGTAGAGGCAAATGCAGATGTTGATTTGCATTTACATGATGCAGGGCATTTAGGTATTTATACAATTAAAAAATTAGCTCAATTTACAGAGGAGGCTAATTGGGACAGACGTGTCGCGGTCAGTCATGCGTTTAGTCTAGGTGATGTATCTAAAGAAGAAGGAGCAGATATGGCAGACTTATTAGCTGAGAGAGGAATGTCTATTATTACGACAGTACCAATTAACAGAAATATGCCGCCAGTACCATTGCTTACAGAAAAAGGAGTTTCCGTTTCTTTAGGTTGCGATAGTATGTTTGATTCATGGGGACCATTTGGAAATGCTGATATTTTTGAAAGAGTAGGGCGTTTAGCAGAAAAGTATCGCTGGATTGATGAGAAGTCTTTATCTTCTTCTTTAGCGTATATTACAGGTGGAAAAACGCCATTGGATCAAGAAGGAAATCAAGTTTGGCCTAAAGTAGGAGATAAAGCTGATTTCGTCTTCTTACAAGCTACTTGTTCAGCAGAAGCGATTGCTAGACGAGCGAAGCGACCAGCCGTGATGAAAGATGGGAAAATAGTAGCAGGTTCCTTGCAACATGTTCAAGGTGTATTGATTTAA
- a CDS encoding amidohydrolase family protein produces MSVKSQYWLTNVKLECGYVYEESRITSTETKICSLFIEDGKITKILPGIVSEQDGEVVNANGLLALPAFEEMHIHIDKTYYGGPWKACTPVKSIFTRIHEEQTILPKQLETAKSRAEKMLQLLLENGATNIRTHCNIDPVIGLGNLEATIAALETYKDKLSAKIVAFPQHGLLRSNSVGLVKDAMRMGAHLVGGVDPATVDGNIEKSLNTIMDIAVEFDSDIDIHLHDADQLGTFTMKRLAALTEEAGWQGRVTISHALGLGDVSVEEAEEMAERLAALGIDITSTVPISRHVIPVPLLNRKGVKVSLGNDSITDHWSPFGTGDMLQKANCLAERFRWIDERSLGKALQFITGGKSILDDQGNRQWPKIGDEANIVFTEASCSAEVVARQTERCAVLYKGNVVAGSLQKAAINNLV; encoded by the coding sequence GTGAGTGTAAAATCACAATATTGGTTAACGAATGTGAAACTTGAATGTGGGTACGTATATGAGGAATCGCGAATTACCAGTACAGAAACGAAAATTTGTAGTTTGTTTATTGAAGATGGAAAGATTACGAAGATATTACCTGGGATTGTATCAGAGCAAGATGGTGAAGTAGTAAATGCAAATGGTTTACTGGCATTACCAGCATTTGAAGAAATGCATATTCATATTGATAAAACGTATTATGGTGGACCGTGGAAAGCATGTACACCAGTAAAGAGTATATTCACTCGTATTCATGAGGAGCAAACTATTCTTCCGAAGCAATTAGAAACTGCAAAGAGTAGAGCGGAGAAAATGTTGCAATTACTTCTTGAAAATGGAGCGACAAATATTCGAACACATTGCAATATTGATCCTGTAATTGGTCTTGGAAATTTAGAAGCAACGATTGCGGCACTGGAAACATATAAAGATAAGTTATCAGCAAAAATCGTAGCATTCCCGCAACACGGTTTGTTACGAAGTAATTCCGTAGGGCTTGTAAAAGACGCTATGCGTATGGGAGCTCATTTAGTAGGTGGAGTAGACCCAGCTACAGTAGACGGTAATATTGAAAAATCATTAAATACAATTATGGATATTGCAGTAGAGTTTGATTCAGATATTGATATTCATTTACATGACGCGGATCAACTCGGAACATTTACAATGAAGCGATTAGCTGCATTAACAGAAGAAGCAGGGTGGCAAGGAAGAGTTACGATTAGTCATGCTCTTGGACTTGGAGATGTATCTGTAGAAGAAGCGGAGGAAATGGCTGAACGACTTGCGGCATTAGGCATTGATATAACGTCAACAGTTCCAATTAGTAGACATGTAATTCCAGTTCCGCTATTAAATCGTAAAGGTGTAAAAGTTTCACTAGGAAACGATAGTATAACTGATCATTGGTCTCCATTTGGAACAGGAGATATGTTGCAAAAGGCAAATTGTCTAGCGGAGAGATTTAGATGGATTGACGAGCGCTCTTTAGGGAAAGCACTTCAGTTTATTACGGGCGGGAAATCTATATTAGATGATCAAGGAAATCGTCAATGGCCAAAAATTGGGGATGAGGCAAATATTGTCTTTACAGAAGCATCATGTTCAGCCGAGGTAGTAGCAAGACAAACAGAGCGTTGTGCTGTTTTATATAAAGGGAATGTTGTTGCTGGTAGTTTGCAAAAAGCGGCTATAAATAATCTTGTTTGA
- a CDS encoding glutathione ABC transporter substrate-binding protein → MRFKRGLVICFITILCLSVFLAGCSSNAKTGNEGSGSKGTKEGGVLTIARLSDADNLDPHFITNIPSASVVYHKVYENLVQRDKNMDFKPMLAKEWKQIDDLNWEFKLQQGVTFQDGAPFNAEAVKKNFERVLDPKVGSNRATVYSMIQEIKVIDEYTVQFVLKYPYSPLLSIFASNEGSILSPKAIDEKGKGLAQHPVGTGPYTFKSWKPGEEIRLEKNKNYWGEKSKVDEVVFKVVPEDATRIGMIETSEAHIAENLPVTEVERVKNSPSMELIENEGLGVEYIGFNVQKKPFDNPLVRQAIAHAIETKGILKGVYNNVGTEINSVMTPKVFGYTKDVKGYKYDINTAKKLLADAGYPNGFKTTIWTNDSKVRMALVEVIQSQLKGIGVDVEIKVMEYGTFLAATNKSEHAMFVGGWGNATGDGDYNQYNLFHSSSHGATGNQFFYSNPAVDKLIEDARKEKDETKRKELYKQLQEIELKDALLVPIRGINHIAATTKNIKGFWIDPSGYLRLEGVELQ, encoded by the coding sequence ATGAGATTCAAAAGGGGACTTGTGATTTGTTTTATCACAATTTTATGTCTTTCAGTTTTTCTAGCGGGATGTTCATCTAACGCGAAGACAGGAAATGAAGGATCAGGAAGCAAAGGAACAAAAGAAGGCGGCGTTTTAACAATTGCTAGACTGTCAGATGCTGATAATTTAGATCCGCATTTTATTACAAACATCCCTTCCGCAAGTGTTGTGTACCATAAAGTGTATGAAAATCTTGTACAACGAGATAAAAACATGGACTTTAAGCCGATGTTAGCGAAGGAATGGAAACAAATTGATGATTTAAATTGGGAATTTAAGTTGCAACAAGGAGTGACATTCCAAGATGGTGCACCATTTAATGCTGAGGCAGTAAAGAAAAACTTTGAACGTGTATTAGACCCGAAAGTAGGTTCAAATCGAGCAACTGTTTATTCCATGATTCAAGAAATAAAAGTAATTGATGAATACACAGTACAGTTCGTATTGAAATACCCATACTCACCTCTTTTATCTATTTTCGCAAGTAATGAAGGAAGTATTTTAAGTCCGAAAGCAATTGATGAAAAAGGAAAAGGTTTAGCGCAGCATCCAGTTGGGACAGGTCCATATACTTTTAAGTCATGGAAACCAGGTGAAGAAATTCGACTTGAAAAGAATAAAAATTATTGGGGCGAAAAATCAAAGGTTGATGAAGTTGTATTCAAAGTAGTACCAGAAGATGCAACACGTATTGGGATGATTGAAACTAGTGAAGCTCACATTGCAGAGAATTTACCTGTAACTGAAGTAGAGCGTGTGAAAAATTCACCATCCATGGAGTTAATTGAAAATGAAGGTTTAGGTGTAGAATATATTGGCTTTAATGTACAGAAAAAGCCATTTGATAACCCGCTTGTTCGTCAAGCGATTGCACATGCGATTGAAACGAAAGGGATTTTAAAAGGGGTATATAACAATGTTGGGACTGAAATAAACTCCGTAATGACTCCTAAAGTATTCGGTTATACGAAAGACGTAAAAGGATATAAGTATGACATTAATACTGCGAAAAAATTATTAGCAGATGCTGGTTATCCAAATGGATTTAAAACAACAATTTGGACGAATGACAGCAAAGTTAGAATGGCGTTAGTGGAAGTAATTCAATCTCAATTAAAAGGGATTGGCGTTGATGTAGAAATTAAAGTTATGGAATATGGTACGTTTTTAGCTGCAACGAATAAATCAGAACATGCGATGTTTGTTGGAGGTTGGGGAAACGCAACAGGTGATGGTGACTATAATCAATATAATTTATTCCATTCTAGTTCACACGGAGCAACTGGTAACCAATTCTTTTATAGTAATCCGGCAGTAGATAAATTAATAGAAGATGCTAGAAAAGAAAAAGATGAGACAAAGAGAAAAGAATTGTATAAACAGTTACAAGAGATTGAATTAAAAGATGCTTTACTAGTACCAATTCGAGGGATTAATCATATTGCCGCAACTACGAAAAATATAAAAGGATTTTGGATTGATCCATCTGGGTATTTGCGACTGGAAGGTGTAGAACTTCAGTAA